In Phragmites australis chromosome 24, lpPhrAust1.1, whole genome shotgun sequence, the following are encoded in one genomic region:
- the LOC133907150 gene encoding uncharacterized protein LOC133907150: MAPVTLSIDVEMYSAAHKIRKSIKYMDGVNEVLFLENGRVVVTGNPDAEALKERLESRLRTSVTIVSPRPADDDDDDDDDDAESSTWTGARRIHEPPSLQPVPPFPDYSAMPSYPPYVWYGAPPPEEAPARHSTPTTEVTYSHPVYAGSGWGESDPYQNVPDDVTAYLNDDNANSCSIM; encoded by the exons ATGGCGCCCGTCACCCTGTCGATCGACGTGGAGATGTACAGCGCCGCCCACAAGATCCGCAAGTCCATCAAGTACATGGATG GGGTGAACGAGGTGTTGTTCCTCGAGAACGGGCGGGTGGTGGTGACCGGCAACCCCGACGCGGAGGCGCTCAAGGAGCGGCTCGAGTCCAGGCTGCGGACGAGCGTCACCATCGTGAGCCCCCGCCCGGCggatgacgatgacgacgacgacgacgacgacgcggaATCGAGCACCTGGACCGGGGCGCGCCGCATCCACGAGCCGCCGTCGCTCCAGCCCGTCCCGCCGTTCCCCGACTACTCCGCCATGCCCTCGTACCCGCCGTACGTGTGGTACGGCGccccgccgccggaggaggcCCCGGCACGACACAGCACCCCGACGACGGAGGTCACCTACTCCCACCCGGTATACGCAGGAAGCGGGTGGGGCGAGTCCGACCCGTACCAGAACGTGCCCGACGACGTGACGGCCTACCTGAACGACGATAACGCCAACAGCTGCTCCATCATGTGA